From one Plasmodium malariae genome assembly, chromosome: 12 genomic stretch:
- the PmUG01_12082100 gene encoding STP1 protein — MDNCFSSKLNVLGFSHFAFINNYKFKNIINNVKQKINSLINESDKEKLREGCRDLANYLIKNKSPPTYYSTLKNIWEGTLKDWVKPHYEKLNKHGICPVIMDENGKKLLELKYEEEDFCEKKRKYLDEIKHLKREKSRETEDTYLRKCNEYYIWIEQKQNFFDTKKDLFGTCYQKDNPRGKKKKKTPEFICDLMNPDTYKKLDECPSLDKLKPPKPVSKIEEINLPPHGQETSKDLNKSQVPLEQEIQTESADRVPTKKIAEHVQDNKPQPQSKPSREIQEHGHSIYPEKTRFMLPEDIFTQPESSDTLTIPTDSESSSLVKIGKTESSTPHLQGINSTSSSGDKASLTEISQHDSNSFLSVTPSKIPEMFKKKKKIKRRQVNLLKILIPALPGRKDEFSTNNNLENTIYDNEKIIKKIKVNEYNLKKNLHMAYQKNNRSMTIIEIHMEIVQQFRSGEWELNKGQYLEICLEMFTKDEHRTYSNLMKEEQINKNTKCNTYIEKQKIILNKWGKRHKIFLEKLKKIDWFNNLKNEWKNEQTYLKKNDELKNNFSNEIQNVPFLEREKYIWKQWISKKGMIIEHYLEQHFFEELTRELQNLSDEYVNDEMDNEVSLINKIELENKESCEKLYKYIKQKLISKLCILILMMVLDECKKEEYIENKESHFDSSINIWKTEENLLMKTHIIENITAKKSSALESNRNEEIHDYIGGNGFREKIED, encoded by the exons ATGGATAATTGTTTTTCCTCG AAATTGAATGTCTTAGGTTTCAGCCATTTCGCGTTTATTAACAActacaaatttaaaaatattataaataatgtaaaacaGAAAATTAATTCCTTAATTAATGAGAGtgataaagaaaaacttAGGGAAGGATGTCGAGATCTGGCAAATTatctaattaaaaataaatctccACCAACATATTATAGtaccttaaaaaatatatgggaAGGAACATTAAAGGATTGGGTAAAACCTCATTACGAAAAACTTAATAAACATGGAATATGCCCTGTTATTATGGAtgaaaatggtaaaaaacttttagaattaaaatatgaagaagaagatttctgcgaaaaaaaaaggaaatatctagatgaaataaaacatttaaaaagagaaaaatcaAGAGAAACTGAAGATacatatttaagaaaatgcaatgaatattatatatggatTGAACAGAAGCAGAATTTTTTTGATACAAAGAAAGATCTCTTTGGAACATGTTACCAAAAAGATAACccaaggggaaaaaaaaaaaaaaaaactccaGAATTTATATGCGACTTAATGAATCCTGACACTTATAAAAAACTTGATGAATGTCCATCCTTAGATAAACTTAAACCTCCAAAACCTGTAtcaaaaatagaagaaataaatttaccACCACATGGTCAAGAAACATCTAAAGATCTAAATAAATCCCAAGTTCCACTTGAACAGGAAATACAAACTGAATCTGCAGACAGAGTCCCAACTAAAAAGATAGCTGAACATGTACAAGATAATAAACCTCAACCACAATCTAAACCTTCACGCGAAATTCAAGAACATGGTCACTCTATATACCCCGAGAAAACTCGATTCATGTTACCTGAGGATATATTTACACAACCTGAATCATCTGATACATTAACAATTCCAACAGATTCCGAGTCATCATCCCTAGTAAAAATAGGTAAAACTGAATCATCTACTCCACATTTACAAGGTATAAATTCAACCAGTTCTTCCGGAGATAAAGCATCATTAACTGAAATATCGCAACATGATTcaaattcttttctttccGTTACCCCCTCTAAAATTCCAG aaatgtttaaaaaaaaaaagaagataaaaagaagacAAGTTAATCTACTGAAAATACTAATACCTGCGCTTCCTGGAAGAAAAGACGAATTCtcaacaaataataatttagaaaacacaatatatgataacgaaaaaataataaaaaaaataaaagtaaatgaatataatttgaaaaaaaatttacatatggCATACCAGAAAAATAACAGATCTATGACAATCATAGAAATACATATGGAAATAGTACAACAATTTAGAAGTGGAGAATGGGAATTAAACAAAGGAcaatatttagaaatatgcCTAGAAATGTTTACAAAAGATGAACATAGAACATATTCTAATTTAATGAAGgaagaacaaataaataaaaatactaaatGCAACACTTATATTGAAAAACAGAAGATTATATTGAATAAATGGGGAAAAagacataaaatttttttagaaaaattgaagaaaatagattggtttaataatttaaaaaatgaatggaaaaatgaacaaacttacttaaaaaaaaatgacgaattaaaaaataatttttcaaatgaaATACAAAATGTTCCATTTttagaaagagaaaaatatatatggaaacAATGGATATCAAAAAAAGGTATGATTATAGAACACTATTTGGAGCAGCACTTCTTTGAGGAATTAACACGTGAACTGCAGAACTTGTCAGATGAATACGTTAATGATGAAATGGATAATGAAGTATcactaataaataaaatagaattggaaaacaaagaaagctgtgaaaaattatacaaatatataaaacaaaaattaatatcaaAACTGTGTATACTCATACTTATGATGGTACTAGACGAATGCAAAAAAGAAGagtatatagaaaataaggAATCACATTTTGATAGCTccataaatatatggaagacagaagaaaatttattaatgaaaacacatattatagaaaatattacTGCAAAGAAGAGCAGTGCCCTGGAAAGTAATAGAAACGAGGAAATTCATGATTATATAGGAGGAAACGGCTTCAGAGAGAAGATAGAAGATTGA